One Oncorhynchus kisutch isolate 150728-3 linkage group LG11, Okis_V2, whole genome shotgun sequence genomic region harbors:
- the LOC116376107 gene encoding uncharacterized protein LOC116376107 — MKNDILGLNYPEDSEVKDPLPQIELQAETRRKVKTKRRTSANRSTVEQSTDSDAAERDFVDNQNDEDEEKVKKDPLPQMQQDAVKRNKVKAKRTKRNKVEQITDAGPSTSVEFSGMAVQGTSHQGQSNEKILSECVFRACQTRALDLPPIDPDAFNPIIIQFLEKLTEDIRQVPDRIREILYHKPEGSQERQQQILKVLHGQIKLLM; from the exons ATGAAGAATGATATCCTGGGTTTAAACTATCCAGAAGATAGTGAAGTGaaggatcccctgcctcagatcgAGCTGCAGGCTGAGACAAGGAGAAAAGTTAAG acCAAGAGGAGGACCAGTGCCAACAGGTCCACAGTTGAACAGAGCACTGATAGTGATGCGGCTGAGAGAGATTTTGTTGATAATCAGAATGATGAAGATGAGGAAAAGGTGAAGaaggatcccctgcctcagatgcaGCAGGATGCCGTGAAAAGAAATAAAGTCAAG gccaagaggaccaagagaaacaaagtggagcagatcactgatgcag GTCCCTCTACATCTGTGGAATTCTCTGGGATGGCAGTTCAGGGGACATCTCACCAGGGACAATCTAATGAGAAGATCCTAAGTGAGTGTGTCTTCAGGGCCTGTCAGACCAGGGCTCTTGACCTCCCGCCAATCGATCCGGATGCTTTCAACCCGATTATCATCCAGTTTCTGGAAAAACTTACTGAGGA TATCCGGCAAGTCCctgacagaatcagagagatccTCTACCACAAACCTGAAGGTTCGCAAGAGAGGCAGCAGCAAATCCTCAAGGTCTTGCATGGCCAAATCAAGCTCCTCATGTAA